The uncultured Bacteroides sp. genome has a segment encoding these proteins:
- a CDS encoding fibronectin type III domain-containing protein translates to MKRKILMSILFCINFCFSFSQNKVGFWKFDDASNLMKAEVGKPLTLVGTGLQKADGPDASNGAVTVKRGTYFEVDQDIPAKDGNTNVNDYSIVIDFKISSLDVWHNFLQTDPTNTSDGDCFINKSGNIGAYSTGYSSYAVSPNKWYRFVISVSLNNSFKFYLDGNLVHIGNVQTANDRFSLAKKFLLFADDDGEDGDIDVAEVSLYDGALDDAAVTKLGGYGHTNKYVYDIPVVKPYLQTPGSDYMYVSWQDTSTVKTQVNYGTTTTLTNSKTGSYETINSYPYIWHTVKLTNLQPNTKYYYQVTSGSGDSPVYSFRTQPDKSYSDGHIRFLLFGDTQQNPDLTTIVVNSAVTQMKNLFGDDYADSLNFVLHTGDCLQQGNSISAYTTEFFHPMEPLSCRLPLAIVAGNHEVDSQLFYSYMKYDDIAPFSSPEGIAERFWSFKVSRTLFVGLNSNIVYTFGDQEKTWFDQLLQNAEADPSIDRVFCFIHHCPHSELWQGGESQYSRDILSIMQKYSKAQQLSFGHTHAFESGVIPSLANNTTGDISSICGGGGGGDRDYFSSSAVDIPLVNMSYTQNFFIYADIDVKNKSHVFKAYGVGDLAKNKTPNITVMDSWYRKLNQAKPETPSCVSAVLKNDSVYLLSSQFNGVDSLMSVELQATSTPNDYSQPLLDLTTDWRDIFGIDNNGNAIDLNKNINLLKHVISVKPLVDGTTYEWRVRYRDHNLKWSNWSNEQSFKYDVSTGINTIPTDSKSVVKIVNPVRNSISIILSGNQKIQSFTLYDIYGHMMLQSTKDDTNIEVAGLVNGIYIAKIKIGEKDYYLKCIKE, encoded by the coding sequence ATGAAGAGAAAAATACTCATGTCAATTCTTTTTTGCATTAATTTTTGTTTTTCTTTTAGCCAAAATAAAGTGGGATTTTGGAAATTTGACGATGCTAGCAATCTTATGAAAGCAGAAGTTGGGAAACCATTGACTTTAGTGGGAACCGGATTGCAGAAAGCTGATGGCCCAGATGCTTCTAATGGTGCTGTTACGGTTAAGAGAGGTACTTATTTCGAAGTAGATCAGGATATTCCTGCTAAAGATGGAAACACAAATGTAAATGACTATTCTATAGTGATTGATTTTAAAATCTCTTCTCTGGATGTTTGGCATAATTTCTTGCAGACTGATCCAACAAATACATCCGATGGCGATTGTTTTATAAATAAATCCGGAAATATTGGCGCTTATTCTACTGGGTATAGCTCTTATGCTGTTTCACCAAATAAATGGTATCGGTTTGTTATTTCTGTAAGTTTAAATAATTCATTTAAATTTTATTTAGATGGAAACTTAGTACATATAGGTAATGTTCAAACTGCTAATGATCGTTTTTCGTTGGCAAAAAAGTTCCTTTTGTTTGCAGATGACGATGGTGAAGATGGTGATATAGATGTAGCAGAGGTTTCATTATATGATGGTGCTTTAGATGATGCAGCTGTTACTAAATTGGGAGGATATGGACATACAAATAAGTATGTATATGATATTCCGGTAGTAAAGCCCTATCTTCAGACTCCGGGATCTGATTATATGTATGTTTCCTGGCAGGATACATCAACAGTAAAAACACAGGTTAATTATGGTACTACTACTACTTTAACTAATAGCAAAACCGGAAGTTATGAAACAATAAATAGTTACCCATATATATGGCATACTGTTAAGTTGACAAATTTACAGCCAAATACTAAATATTATTATCAAGTAACTAGTGGTAGTGGAGATTCACCTGTTTATTCATTCAGAACTCAACCAGATAAATCTTATTCAGATGGTCACATTCGTTTTCTACTTTTTGGCGATACACAACAGAATCCCGATTTAACAACAATTGTTGTTAATAGTGCCGTAACACAAATGAAGAACTTGTTTGGCGATGATTATGCTGACAGTTTGAATTTTGTTTTGCATACAGGAGATTGCCTTCAGCAAGGAAATAGCATAAGTGCATATACAACAGAGTTTTTTCATCCAATGGAACCTCTTAGCTGCAGATTACCTCTTGCAATAGTAGCAGGAAACCATGAGGTAGATAGCCAGTTGTTTTATTCTTATATGAAATATGATGATATTGCTCCATTTAGCTCGCCGGAAGGAATCGCTGAAAGATTCTGGTCTTTTAAGGTTTCCAGAACTTTATTTGTTGGTTTGAATTCAAATATTGTATATACATTCGGTGATCAGGAAAAAACATGGTTTGACCAGTTATTGCAGAATGCAGAAGCAGATCCTTCAATTGATCGTGTATTCTGTTTTATTCATCATTGCCCACATAGTGAATTATGGCAGGGTGGAGAGAGTCAATATTCACGGGATATATTAAGTATTATGCAGAAATACTCTAAGGCACAACAATTATCATTTGGCCATACTCATGCTTTCGAAAGTGGTGTAATTCCTTCTTTAGCCAATAACACAACTGGTGATATCAGTTCTATTTGTGGTGGTGGCGGTGGTGGTGACAGAGATTATTTCTCTTCATCGGCTGTTGATATACCTTTAGTAAATATGTCTTATACTCAGAACTTCTTCATCTATGCTGATATTGATGTTAAAAATAAGTCTCACGTGTTTAAAGCATATGGTGTGGGCGATTTAGCTAAAAACAAAACTCCCAATATTACTGTAATGGATTCATGGTATCGTAAGCTGAATCAGGCAAAACCCGAAACTCCGTCATGTGTTTCTGCCGTTCTGAAGAACGATAGTGTTTATCTTTTGTCATCTCAATTTAATGGAGTAGATAGTTTAATGTCAGTTGAGCTTCAGGCAACATCAACACCTAATGATTATTCACAACCATTGTTAGATTTGACAACTGATTGGAGAGATATTTTTGGAATTGATAACAACGGAAATGCAATTGATTTGAATAAAAATATAAATTTGCTGAAACATGTTATCTCTGTTAAACCTTTAGTAGATGGAACAACATACGAATGGAGAGTTAGATATCGTGATCATAACCTGAAATGGAGTAATTGGTCTAATGAACAGTCTTTTAAGTATGATGTATCGACCGGAATCAATACTATTCCAACAGATAGTAAAAGTGTTGTTAAAATAGTGAATCCCGTTCGTAATTCTATTTCAATAATACTTTCTGGCAATCAAAAGATTCAGAGCTTTACACTATATGATATTTATGGGCATATGATGCTGCAGTCAACTAAGGACGATACAAATATTGAAGTTGCGGGGCTTGTAAATGGCATTTATATTGCTAAAATCAAAATAGGTGAAAAAGATTATTATTTAAAATGCATTAAAGAATAA